Proteins encoded within one genomic window of Armatimonadota bacterium:
- a CDS encoding diguanylate cyclase, with translation MADDSLVMRRLLGSSLESWGYDVICAGDGGEAWAVLSQPDAPQIAVLDWMMPVHSGPELCRMVRGLRHNNYTYLILLTSRGLTQDTVEGLSAGADDYIVKPFERQELEVRLRVGRRIIDLHTELIATRKVLLEQATRDALTKTWNRAAILETLDREASRCLREGIGLGVLMIDLDHFKRVNDTFGHQVGDEALREAARRIQGARRAGDSFGRYGGEEFIMVVPGCDDFRLFTLAERLRLLLGSEPFLISGHQLRLTASFGACCAAPGSAESAKDLVRSADSALYEAKRGGRNRTVLAESLTVPHYETAQPQSIEGI, from the coding sequence GTGGCCGACGATAGCCTTGTCATGCGTAGGCTGCTTGGATCCTCCCTCGAGAGCTGGGGATATGACGTCATTTGCGCCGGGGACGGGGGAGAGGCATGGGCCGTGCTCTCTCAACCGGATGCACCGCAGATTGCAGTTCTGGATTGGATGATGCCCGTTCACAGCGGCCCGGAACTCTGCCGGATGGTTCGCGGGTTGCGCCACAACAACTACACCTATCTCATCCTGCTCACGTCGCGAGGACTCACACAGGACACCGTGGAGGGTCTCAGTGCTGGCGCGGACGACTATATTGTTAAGCCATTTGAACGACAAGAGCTTGAAGTTCGCCTCCGCGTTGGCCGCCGGATTATCGATCTCCATACCGAACTGATTGCCACCCGGAAGGTGCTTCTGGAGCAGGCCACCCGCGATGCGCTGACCAAAACTTGGAACCGCGCCGCAATCCTGGAAACGCTTGACCGCGAAGCCTCGCGCTGCCTGCGCGAGGGTATTGGGTTGGGGGTCCTCATGATTGATCTGGATCACTTCAAACGCGTCAACGATACTTTCGGCCATCAGGTGGGCGACGAAGCTTTACGCGAGGCCGCCAGAAGAATTCAAGGGGCTAGGCGCGCTGGTGACTCCTTCGGCCGCTATGGCGGTGAGGAGTTCATCATGGTCGTGCCCGGATGCGACGATTTCCGTTTGTTCACGCTCGCCGAACGCCTCCGGCTCTTGCTGGGAAGCGAACCCTTCCTGATCAGCGGCCATCAATTGAGGCTCACGGCCAGCTTTGGAGCCTGTTGCGCTGCGCCCGGCTCTGCCGAAAGCGCGAAAGACCTTGTCCGCTCTGCCGACTCAGCCCTCTACGAAGCCAAACGGGGCGGCCGAAATCGGACAGTCCTGGCAGAATCGCTCACGGTGCCGCATTACGAAACAGCTCAACCTCAATCGATTGAAGGAATCTGA